One genomic region from Rothia dentocariosa ATCC 17931 encodes:
- the rho gene encoding transcription termination factor Rho, translating to MAKNIVVIEDNGTGSGDAFSEFSGLKVAQLRTLAQQLGIRGYLKMKKAELVEALTLHQRGGTTEGAEAASTQESTKTSKNTRSKSQDSQAQDETPAQKRARSRKAAKAASEEAAKPDEASSTKKSSEGAASGESTETPEREERTTRRTRNSRSRKDREAKNGRGPQEGKNTDLPPLDVKAELASESIGSRSAQRDLPENSADLKATTSDGSTTLDSITAALDMTFGSEPEKPTKRTRTRERNNRRKGEEEAEERTSRRNKRDRSEKNERSEKNDQRFEKQNQNREERTSRRNKRDRYEKNDRRNRRGDSDEPQVNEDDVLAPISGVLDILDNYAFVRTSGYLPGPNDVYVSLAQVKRYHMRKGDHILGAIRVPREGEQNSRQRFNALVKVEAINGQPVEEASSRREFSKLTPLYPKERLRLETTPKKLGTRVVDLVSPIGKGQRGLIVSPPKAGKTLMLQSIANAITANNPEVYLMMVLVDERPEEVTDMQRTVSGEVIASTFDRPAEDHTTVAELAIERAKRMVELGYDVVVLLDSMTRLGRAYNLAAPASGRILSGGVDSAALYPPKKFFGAARNIEEGGSLTILATALVETGSKMDEVIFEEFKGTGNMELRLSRQLADKRIFPAVDINASGTRREENLLSPDEVKIMWGLRRALAGMEPEQALNILTNQLRKTESNVEFLLTVQKNGLRLVD from the coding sequence TTGGCAAAGAACATTGTCGTGATCGAGGATAATGGCACCGGTTCCGGTGACGCTTTCTCCGAATTCAGCGGCTTGAAGGTCGCACAGCTTCGTACTCTCGCTCAGCAGCTCGGTATTCGTGGATACCTGAAAATGAAGAAAGCTGAGCTTGTGGAAGCGTTAACCCTGCATCAGCGCGGCGGCACCACCGAAGGTGCCGAGGCTGCCTCGACTCAAGAAAGCACAAAAACTTCTAAAAACACCCGCTCAAAGTCGCAAGATTCTCAAGCGCAGGATGAGACTCCGGCACAGAAGCGCGCGCGTAGTCGCAAGGCCGCTAAGGCAGCTTCTGAAGAAGCCGCTAAACCTGATGAGGCTTCCTCAACAAAGAAATCTTCCGAAGGAGCAGCATCTGGCGAGAGTACCGAGACCCCCGAGCGCGAGGAACGTACTACTCGCCGCACTCGAAATTCACGATCTCGGAAAGACCGTGAAGCTAAGAACGGTCGCGGTCCCCAAGAGGGTAAGAATACGGATTTGCCTCCCTTAGATGTGAAAGCAGAACTGGCTTCTGAAAGCATCGGTTCGCGTTCTGCACAGCGTGATCTTCCCGAGAATTCCGCCGATTTGAAAGCCACAACTTCGGACGGCTCTACTACCCTGGACTCCATTACGGCGGCTCTGGATATGACTTTCGGCTCTGAACCTGAGAAGCCGACTAAACGTACCCGCACACGCGAGCGGAATAACCGTCGTAAGGGTGAAGAAGAGGCCGAAGAGCGCACTAGCCGCCGTAACAAGCGTGACCGTTCTGAGAAGAATGAGCGTTCCGAGAAAAACGATCAACGATTCGAAAAACAGAATCAAAATCGTGAGGAGCGCACTAGCCGCCGCAATAAGCGTGACCGCTATGAAAAGAACGATCGTCGTAACCGTCGTGGGGATTCCGATGAGCCTCAGGTGAATGAGGATGACGTACTGGCACCGATTTCAGGTGTTCTCGATATCCTCGATAATTACGCCTTTGTGCGCACCTCCGGCTATCTGCCCGGTCCGAACGATGTCTATGTATCCCTGGCTCAGGTTAAGCGTTACCACATGCGTAAGGGTGACCATATTCTGGGCGCTATTCGCGTGCCGCGCGAGGGAGAACAAAACTCGCGCCAGCGTTTCAACGCGCTTGTGAAAGTTGAAGCTATTAATGGGCAGCCTGTGGAAGAAGCTTCCAGCCGTCGTGAGTTCTCGAAACTTACCCCGCTGTATCCCAAGGAGCGACTGCGCCTAGAGACCACCCCGAAGAAACTGGGTACCCGTGTTGTTGATCTGGTATCTCCGATCGGTAAAGGTCAGCGCGGTCTGATCGTTTCGCCGCCAAAGGCCGGTAAAACCCTTATGCTGCAGTCGATCGCGAACGCTATTACTGCCAACAACCCTGAGGTTTACCTCATGATGGTTTTGGTGGATGAACGCCCTGAAGAAGTAACCGACATGCAGCGCACGGTCTCCGGCGAGGTTATAGCTTCAACCTTCGACCGTCCTGCTGAGGATCACACCACCGTCGCTGAGTTGGCTATCGAACGTGCTAAACGCATGGTTGAGCTGGGCTACGATGTGGTTGTGCTGCTGGACTCCATGACTCGCTTGGGGCGTGCCTACAACCTGGCGGCTCCTGCCTCCGGACGTATTCTCTCCGGCGGTGTTGATTCTGCCGCTCTGTACCCACCGAAGAAATTCTTCGGTGCCGCTCGTAACATCGAAGAAGGTGGCTCGCTTACTATTCTGGCGACGGCTCTGGTAGAGACCGGCTCGAAGATGGATGAAGTTATCTTCGAAGAGTTCAAGGGCACCGGTAATATGGAACTGCGTCTGTCACGTCAGCTCGCGGATAAGCGTATTTTCCCGGCGGTGGATATTAACGCCTCCGGCACACGCCGCGAAGAGAATCTGCTCTCTCCGGACGAAGTTAAGATTATGTGGGGTCTGCGCCGTGCTCTGGCCGGTATGGAACCCGAGCAGGCTCTAAATATTCTTACGAACCAGCTTCGGAAGACTGAGAGCAACGTTGAATTCTTGCTGACCGTTCAGAAGAATGGGCTGCGCCTTGTGGATTAG
- the prfA gene encoding peptide chain release factor 1, with the protein MFESIQVLLDEHTELQEQLADPAVQANQGKARRVGRRYAELTGIVTAYNKYKSLADDLEAAREMASEDPDFAAEIPTLEAELEEAQERLRRLLIPRDPDDGRNVILEVKAGAGGDEAALFAGDLLRMYLRYAEHKGWKTEVISSTSTDVGGYKDAQIAIKGTSNEPAEGVWAHMKYEGGVHRVQRVPATESQGRIHTSAAGVLVFPEVDEPEEIEISQNDLKIDVYRSSGPGGQSVNTTDSAVRITHLPTGIVVAMQNEKSQLQNREAAMRVLRARLLAHQQEQIDAENAAHRASQVRTMDRSERIRTYNFPENRIADHRTGYKAYNLDAVLDGDLDPVVQSAIEMDEAHRLEQVGQEQE; encoded by the coding sequence ATGTTTGAGTCTATCCAGGTGCTCCTTGACGAGCACACTGAGCTTCAGGAGCAGCTGGCTGACCCCGCCGTTCAGGCAAATCAGGGGAAGGCTCGCCGCGTGGGACGGCGTTATGCGGAACTCACCGGTATCGTGACCGCATATAACAAATACAAGTCCTTGGCGGATGACTTAGAAGCGGCGCGTGAAATGGCCTCAGAAGACCCTGATTTTGCGGCTGAGATTCCTACTCTTGAGGCCGAGCTTGAAGAAGCCCAAGAGAGGCTACGCCGTCTTTTGATCCCTCGTGATCCTGATGATGGTCGCAACGTTATTCTTGAGGTCAAAGCGGGCGCGGGCGGCGACGAGGCGGCTCTCTTCGCGGGTGATCTTTTGCGTATGTATCTGCGTTATGCCGAGCATAAGGGCTGGAAGACCGAGGTTATTTCCTCCACCAGTACCGATGTGGGTGGGTACAAGGATGCCCAGATAGCAATCAAGGGAACCTCCAACGAACCTGCCGAAGGCGTATGGGCACACATGAAATATGAAGGCGGCGTGCACCGAGTTCAGCGTGTTCCCGCGACTGAATCGCAGGGGCGCATTCACACGTCGGCTGCGGGCGTGCTTGTATTTCCTGAGGTTGATGAACCCGAAGAGATCGAGATCAGTCAGAACGACCTGAAGATTGATGTTTACCGTTCTTCCGGTCCCGGCGGACAGTCTGTGAATACAACCGACTCTGCCGTGCGTATTACTCACCTTCCTACGGGCATTGTTGTGGCTATGCAGAATGAGAAATCACAGCTGCAGAACCGCGAAGCTGCAATGCGCGTGCTGCGCGCCCGTTTGCTGGCGCATCAGCAGGAGCAGATCGACGCTGAGAACGCCGCGCATCGTGCCTCTCAGGTGCGTACGATGGACCGTTCGGAACGCATACGTACCTACAACTTCCCCGAGAACCGTATTGCCGACCATCGTACCGGATACAAAGCATATAACTTAGACGCGGTTTTGGACGGCGACCTTGATCCAGTCGTGCAGTCTGCCATCGAAATGGATGAGGCTCACCGACTGGAACAGGTTGGCCAAGAGCAGGAATAA
- the prmC gene encoding peptide chain release factor N(5)-glutamine methyltransferase: MTGLRVTPTAHRGEGLDEALRRGADVLRHAGIEQYRADAELLAAYLLGTGSQGIQRGSYGESSVTRADVQRFALMGRRITPQDSVRYTELLECRAQRVPLQHITGVAPFYHLEIKVGPGVFIPRPETELLVEEALRVLATYESNARPRVVDLCTGSGAIAAAVKEENPQAEVFAVELSEQALLWARKNLDPQNVHLIPGDIRTSLEDLPGYFDLVLSNPPYIPPHRKPQALEVAEYDPQMALYGGGEDGMEIPREVIARAHYLLRPGGFFMMEHDDSQETRVTETLAAQGFVSIYSIRDLNGKPRHTAGYKPR, translated from the coding sequence GTGACAGGATTACGGGTCACCCCAACAGCACACCGCGGCGAAGGGCTTGATGAAGCCTTGCGCCGCGGTGCTGACGTACTGCGTCACGCCGGGATAGAACAATATCGGGCAGATGCCGAACTTCTTGCCGCATATCTGTTAGGTACTGGCTCTCAAGGCATTCAGCGCGGTAGCTATGGGGAATCTTCAGTAACTCGTGCGGACGTGCAGCGGTTCGCCCTGATGGGGCGTAGGATTACGCCACAGGATTCAGTACGCTATACGGAACTGCTAGAGTGCAGAGCTCAGCGCGTTCCGTTGCAGCATATTACGGGGGTCGCACCTTTTTATCACCTGGAGATAAAGGTAGGTCCGGGTGTTTTTATCCCTCGTCCTGAAACTGAGCTTCTAGTGGAGGAAGCTCTGCGGGTCTTGGCGACATACGAGTCTAACGCTCGCCCTCGCGTCGTGGATTTATGCACGGGATCCGGGGCAATCGCCGCAGCGGTTAAAGAAGAGAATCCTCAAGCAGAAGTTTTTGCGGTTGAACTTTCCGAGCAGGCTCTCCTCTGGGCACGCAAGAATCTTGATCCTCAGAACGTACACCTTATTCCGGGCGATATTCGTACCTCGCTTGAAGATCTGCCCGGATACTTTGACTTGGTGCTTTCAAACCCTCCATATATTCCTCCCCACCGCAAACCCCAGGCTCTTGAAGTCGCCGAGTATGACCCGCAAATGGCGCTTTATGGCGGGGGAGAAGACGGCATGGAAATTCCTCGGGAGGTGATCGCTCGGGCTCACTATCTTTTGCGTCCCGGCGGTTTCTTTATGATGGAGCACGATGATTCACAAGAGACCCGAGTGACTGAGACATTGGCGGCACAGGGGTTTGTGAGCATATACTCAATCCGAGATTTGAACGGCAAACCCAGACACACCGCGGGATATAAACCCCGGTAG
- a CDS encoding L-threonylcarbamoyladenylate synthase, whose protein sequence is MNAKLYPVTTDTETTEAVEAAREALNAHETIVIPTDTVYGIACDAFSHQGVSKLLADKGRSRTMPPPVLIFDLAALAGVADEIPNDVYDLGNKFWPGALTIILYSYPSLTWDLGETQGTVAVRVPDDKFALKLLTEHGPLAVSSANKTGQPAAAKAEEALNQLGEDVTLVVDDGPRPAPQEDGSVGDSKPSTILDCTSTPYVVVREGAITVEELREVVPSIVTRSELNARNEEKDKQETSTQEDTEQKPTGQEDLDEAYDQWDAEHAGSGKEPERAASPVAGSIADMLLGAVNTATSLAADKKPEVDQKRSRGYRNNTPQPVKTAQAPVKPVSTDAARALVHGEAKSES, encoded by the coding sequence GTGAACGCAAAGCTGTACCCAGTAACGACTGATACCGAGACCACGGAGGCCGTCGAAGCCGCTCGTGAGGCATTGAATGCCCACGAAACTATCGTGATTCCTACCGATACCGTCTACGGCATCGCCTGTGATGCTTTCTCGCATCAGGGCGTTTCGAAGCTTCTGGCTGATAAAGGCCGTTCCCGTACCATGCCTCCGCCTGTGCTGATATTCGACCTTGCAGCTCTTGCGGGCGTTGCTGACGAAATCCCAAACGATGTTTATGATTTGGGCAATAAGTTTTGGCCCGGAGCTCTAACGATTATTCTGTATTCCTATCCGTCGCTGACGTGGGATTTGGGCGAAACTCAAGGGACGGTTGCTGTACGTGTGCCCGACGATAAGTTTGCGCTCAAGCTTTTGACTGAGCACGGTCCATTGGCGGTGTCTTCGGCTAACAAGACAGGACAGCCTGCGGCAGCTAAGGCCGAAGAAGCGCTTAATCAGCTGGGTGAGGACGTCACGCTTGTTGTGGACGATGGTCCTCGTCCTGCACCGCAGGAAGACGGAAGCGTTGGCGATAGCAAACCGTCCACAATTCTGGACTGTACTTCGACTCCTTATGTCGTGGTCCGTGAAGGGGCTATTACCGTTGAAGAGCTTCGTGAGGTTGTGCCTTCAATCGTAACCCGTAGTGAGCTTAATGCTCGTAACGAGGAGAAGGACAAGCAAGAAACTTCCACTCAAGAAGATACTGAGCAGAAACCTACCGGTCAGGAAGACCTTGATGAAGCATATGACCAGTGGGACGCAGAACATGCCGGCAGCGGCAAAGAACCGGAGCGTGCAGCATCACCAGTAGCCGGTTCTATCGCAGACATGCTGTTGGGCGCCGTTAATACCGCCACCTCGCTTGCTGCCGATAAAAAGCCTGAGGTTGATCAAAAACGCTCGCGTGGTTACCGCAATAACACACCTCAGCCGGTCAAGACAGCGCAGGCTCCAGTTAAGCCGGTATCGACGGATGCCGCTCGCGCCCTTGTGCACGGCGAAGCGAAATCAGAATCTTAG
- a CDS encoding NAD-dependent epimerase/dehydratase family protein, producing MSESKWKVIGASGFVGSSIVARLNAEGISVDPIEAPRLATRALDSRTIIEEAQLLEGIIDSLADAFAGAQVVVNAAGLAAPNMQDVPALVGANALLPAVIAIAAHRTGVRRVIHLSSAAVQGAKSVLDASEYTAPFSAYSFSKALGEEALLDLQDTFHEASHGETSEPVELCILRATSVQGRGRRTTEVFAKIASSPLASVAGAGTRKSPVSSSYALAEFVVKVGSFKGELPSIVLQPWEGETVASTMADAGRRKPVHLPEWLCNLAVKTGYTVSEMMNDRFQGSVRKVELMWFGQELDDSWARENGLLPEPRVREVLRNAHTALGKKKDKRFKNA from the coding sequence GTGTCCGAGTCTAAATGGAAAGTTATCGGTGCAAGTGGCTTCGTGGGGTCGTCCATCGTGGCACGACTAAATGCCGAAGGAATCAGCGTAGATCCCATTGAGGCACCCCGTTTAGCAACCCGAGCACTCGACTCAAGAACTATTATCGAAGAAGCTCAGCTCCTTGAAGGCATCATCGACTCCCTAGCGGATGCGTTTGCCGGGGCTCAGGTTGTTGTTAACGCAGCAGGTCTTGCTGCCCCCAATATGCAAGACGTACCTGCGCTAGTGGGTGCTAATGCTCTGTTACCGGCGGTTATCGCTATAGCAGCACACCGTACCGGAGTACGCCGAGTTATTCACCTCAGTTCGGCAGCAGTTCAGGGCGCAAAATCTGTTCTTGATGCGAGCGAATACACAGCTCCCTTTAGCGCATACTCCTTTTCAAAAGCCTTGGGTGAAGAAGCTCTTTTAGACTTGCAGGATACGTTCCACGAGGCCTCGCATGGCGAAACCTCTGAACCTGTTGAGCTGTGCATCCTGCGTGCCACCAGCGTGCAGGGGCGCGGGCGCCGCACTACCGAGGTCTTCGCCAAAATAGCCTCTTCCCCGTTAGCTTCTGTAGCAGGTGCAGGAACCCGCAAATCCCCCGTATCGAGCTCATATGCGCTGGCTGAATTTGTGGTTAAAGTCGGCTCCTTTAAGGGTGAACTGCCCTCTATTGTGCTGCAGCCGTGGGAAGGCGAGACGGTAGCCTCTACCATGGCGGATGCCGGTCGCCGCAAGCCCGTGCACCTGCCTGAATGGCTGTGCAATCTGGCGGTTAAGACCGGGTATACGGTCTCCGAAATGATGAACGATAGGTTCCAAGGTTCCGTTCGCAAAGTCGAGCTCATGTGGTTTGGACAAGAACTCGACGATTCCTGGGCTCGTGAAAACGGTCTTCTACCCGAGCCGCGAGTGCGTGAAGTGCTGCGCAATGCCCATACTGCACTCGGTAAAAAGAAAGATAAGCGATTTAAGAACGCCTAG
- a CDS encoding glycosyltransferase: MPDESENSVSAPVCGVAQLGRPRVVAVVVTYNRQDLLPITLAGIAAGQVVPDAVVVVDNASTDGTVEYLKNLSYSLPLDIITLSQNMGGAGGFAVGIDRALARHNPDLVWVMDDDTEPTENTLHESVQAWESYSPDRSRRPALIASRVVWTNGEDHPMNTMRTMFGAGSGRHRRAQAVGGRPIRSASFVSLVMDAQVIRQNGGLPIADFFIWNDDFEFSTRLAHHRDAIAVPASVARHHTKTFGTTNAKPGPRFYNDVRNKMWVFTRSRTLSPLEKLLYGGSVARLWASTVLRTDEKSIYLGYFLRGIKDALHAPRLNRDVLREVYDLEFPGHYGAQKNRGSFGAPHSQAEFSVLMSVYARESADHVEAAIASNAQHQTLRPAELVLVQDGPLPSEVRAVVDRWVERSRAGECAPIVTVKLPQNVGLAAALNEGLNACSYGIVARADSDDISEPDRFATLIPALIESDCAVMGSAMYEVDAQNTAVEATRQTVTDASRLADMMPSRNPLYHPTVAFYKDVVQRLGGYEYVPGAEDWWLWSRVISAGYKIGNVPEPLVRYRVGAGAYTRRGGLNAWKQDWAIQRRLYTGHAISKLGWIKNMSVRTAYRFIPESTRRKAFRALTDIRPSRNVENSLQGKDA, from the coding sequence ATGCCTGATGAGAGCGAAAACTCGGTGAGTGCGCCTGTCTGCGGTGTGGCACAGCTCGGTAGGCCGCGTGTTGTAGCGGTTGTTGTGACCTATAATCGTCAAGATTTATTACCCATTACCCTTGCGGGTATCGCCGCAGGGCAGGTTGTGCCGGACGCTGTTGTCGTGGTTGATAACGCCTCTACCGACGGCACGGTCGAGTATCTAAAAAATCTAAGCTATTCGCTTCCGCTCGATATCATCACATTGTCTCAGAATATGGGAGGTGCGGGTGGATTCGCCGTTGGAATCGATCGAGCGTTAGCGCGCCACAATCCAGATCTTGTGTGGGTTATGGATGATGACACTGAACCAACCGAAAACACCCTGCATGAGTCTGTTCAAGCATGGGAATCATATTCGCCGGACCGCAGCCGTCGTCCCGCCTTGATAGCTTCACGGGTTGTGTGGACCAATGGGGAAGACCATCCCATGAATACGATGCGCACTATGTTCGGTGCTGGCTCTGGGCGGCATCGTCGTGCACAAGCGGTGGGGGGTCGGCCTATACGCAGCGCCTCCTTTGTATCTTTGGTGATGGACGCTCAAGTTATTCGTCAGAATGGCGGCCTACCGATTGCGGATTTTTTTATCTGGAATGATGATTTTGAATTTTCGACCCGTCTTGCACATCATCGAGATGCCATTGCTGTACCCGCCTCGGTGGCTCGTCACCACACGAAAACTTTTGGGACGACGAATGCGAAGCCGGGCCCACGATTTTATAACGATGTTCGCAATAAAATGTGGGTTTTCACGCGATCCCGTACTCTTAGCCCGCTTGAGAAGTTGTTATATGGCGGGTCGGTAGCAAGACTTTGGGCTTCGACGGTTCTGCGTACGGACGAAAAATCTATTTATTTGGGGTATTTCCTGAGGGGCATCAAGGATGCGCTGCATGCCCCTCGCCTTAATCGTGATGTGCTTCGCGAAGTGTACGACCTTGAATTTCCGGGGCATTATGGCGCTCAAAAAAATCGTGGTTCCTTCGGCGCACCACATTCTCAGGCAGAGTTCTCTGTTCTGATGAGTGTTTACGCTCGGGAATCTGCTGATCATGTGGAGGCGGCTATTGCCTCGAACGCTCAGCATCAGACCCTTCGGCCTGCTGAACTGGTTTTGGTTCAGGATGGCCCGTTGCCTTCTGAAGTACGCGCGGTCGTTGACCGTTGGGTCGAACGTAGCAGGGCGGGGGAATGCGCTCCTATCGTCACAGTCAAACTGCCTCAGAACGTGGGTCTTGCCGCTGCACTCAACGAGGGGCTGAATGCTTGTTCTTACGGCATCGTTGCCCGCGCGGACTCTGACGATATTTCGGAGCCAGACCGATTTGCAACCTTAATTCCGGCGCTTATCGAGAGCGACTGCGCGGTGATGGGCTCTGCCATGTACGAAGTTGATGCGCAGAATACCGCAGTAGAGGCTACCCGCCAGACGGTAACTGACGCATCTCGGTTGGCTGACATGATGCCTTCGCGCAATCCCCTGTACCACCCAACGGTGGCTTTCTACAAAGACGTTGTTCAGCGTTTAGGCGGGTATGAATATGTACCCGGGGCCGAAGACTGGTGGCTGTGGTCGCGGGTTATCTCCGCCGGTTATAAGATTGGTAATGTGCCTGAGCCATTAGTCCGTTATCGTGTGGGTGCAGGTGCCTACACACGGCGGGGCGGACTTAACGCCTGGAAACAGGATTGGGCGATTCAACGTCGACTATATACCGGGCACGCGATCTCAAAGCTCGGGTGGATTAAGAATATGAGCGTTCGAACGGCGTACCGGTTTATTCCGGAGAGTACACGCCGTAAGGCATTTCGAGCGCTCACCGATATACGGCCTAGTAGGAACGTAGAGAATAGTTTGCAGGGGAAGGACGCATAA